A stretch of the Fusarium musae strain F31 chromosome 2, whole genome shotgun sequence genome encodes the following:
- a CDS encoding hypothetical protein (EggNog:ENOG41~antiSMASH:Cluster_2.3): MPSIQVNSRQSSLRFSAFVNGRMDHHPTVKRWDGAARTCTEWDNIRRDPELWFRNGNCMVHLHAKGHSQRGPSFKVPFSALLEAQCYPLIQRFLVWEGVQKPNLRELMRWSKKNTTRKIELYIPPPPTTDKTQAFNYHLATRNFFAWVFRRSMVGYSLGNALIGLLHSMHEFRSGVDDNVSDMMEYFDEEGYLDMANQPNHALAILQLAECFQMKELYIRAFTHCVGMSEYLFENAGFQELSPSTRKLIRKGHLELDYRMTRSSSMLRTFLDDELSEAHLSVSAGARAHLERFRSFLLSFYTTKLGYYPPTAGSGNDQFDPAVLRIMREDFEALYDLLVDDQYTSSHTMPPTAHGGICTIQLVQSFDFEHGYDVLDHPLPLLPDTNSNNSRRMSWFPGRVTLRSDRRVTAHTALINASNLMKPGVAQNDLVRAYRRFEEDSIMSPNKADKQEKVSLVDARKVRWILIYATYQVLRYATDTATDLQEDEINEAHYSLSALTDKLPPWDTPRDLDRILRRQTQYVTSGPTWSVQPDGAADAGEDSFGKIEIKPDIDYFALTHRDRPQTQHDNRKMERRASMPSRPSRSNSFTQALSRSSTIRRSMRMFKSPTTTPPQSITPPSRPTYHEIVVHGYGNGTNDVNLDTDGSDTKTDDTDNTTPESIETNDTESPLDTPPLTECYVEPTIPKDVKARRERRRDVMSMVARSMSGRVSKRSRPISAMFSDSRYADEVESRRHSMFPQPLRIKTQVEEPYIVNEDADWAAMQTFMESPGEMTEEDDDMMPAWEQYADLGGLTDMR, from the exons ATGCCGTCTATACAGGTTAACTCTCGACAGAGTTCTCTGCGGTTCAGCGCTTTTGTGAATGGGAGGATGGATCATCATCCGACCGTGAAGCGGTGGGATGGAGCTGCGAGAACGTGCACAGAATGGGACAACATTCGACGA GACCCTGAACTGTGGTTTCGAAATGGAAACTGCATGGTGCATCTCCACGCAAAAGGTCATTCTCAACGAGGTCCCTCCTTCAAGGTCCCCTTCTCAGCACTCCTCGAAGCCCAATGCTACCCCCTCATCCAAAGATTCCTAGTGTGGGAGGGCGTCCAAAAACCCAATCTTCGCGAGCTCATGAGATGGAGTAAGAAAAACACAACACGCAAAATCGAACTATACATCCCGCCACCTCCGACGACAGATAAAACGCAAGCTTTCAACTACCACCTCGCAACACGCAATTTCTTCGCCTGGGTGTTTCGAAGATCCATGGTCGGATACAGTCTCGGCAACGCTCTCATTGGTCTTCTCCACAGTATGCATGAGTTTCGATCCGGCGTGGACGACAATGTCTCAGATATGATGGAGTATTTTGACGAGGAGGGCTACCTCGACATGGCGAATCAGCCAAACCACGCGTTGGCGATACTGCAGCTCGCAGAGTGTTTTCAAATGAAGGAGCTGTACATTCGAGCCTTTACACATTGCGTCGGCATGAGCGAATACCTGTTCGAAAATGCTGGGTTCCAG GAGCTCAGCCCTTCAACACGCAAGCTCATACGCAAGGGACATCTCGAACTAGACTATCGTATGACGCGGTCATCGTCTATGCTGAGGACGTTTTTGGACGATGAGTTGTCGGAGGCTCATTTGAGCGTCTCAGCAGGCGCCCGAGCTCACCTCGAGCGCTTCCGGAGTTTTTTGTTATCATTCTATACGACGAAGCTGGGATATTACCCGCCGACTGCGGGCTCTGGCAACGACCAGTTTGATCCCGCTGTTTTACGGATTATGCGtgaggactttgaggcttTGTATGATCTACTCGTTGATGACCAGTACACCTCATCGCATACCATGCCGCCTACAGCACACGGAGGGATTTGCACTATTCAACTGGTCCAATCTTTCGACTTTGAGCACGGATACGATGTTCTCGATCATCCGCTTCCGCTTCTACCGGACACGAATAGCAACAACTCGCGGCGCATGTCTTGGTTTCCTGGACGTGTGACTCTTAGATCAGATCGCAGAGTAACGGCTCACACAGCGCTGATCAACGCCTCAAATTTGATGAAACCAGGAGTTGCACAGAACGACCTTGTGAGAGCATATCGACGCTTCGAAGAAGATTCCATCATGTCACCAAACAAGGCAGACAAGCAGGAAAAGGTATCGCTGGTGGATGCTCGCAAGGTCCGATGGATTCTCATCTACGCAACATACCAAGTCCTCCGCTACGCAACAGACACAGCGACCGATTTGCAAGAGGACGAGATCAACGAAGCTCACTACAGTCTGTCTGCATTGACCGACAAGCTTCCGCCCTGGGATACACCTCGCGATCTGGACCGCATCTTGAGACGCCAGACCCAGTACGTTACTAGCGGGCCGACCTGGAGTGTGCAACCGGATGGTGCTGCAGACGCAGGAGAAGATTCCTTTGGAAAGATTGAGATCAAACCGGACATCGACTACTTCGCTCTCACTCACCGAGACCGTCCCCAGACCCAACACGATAATCGCAAGATGGAACGTCGAGCATCAATGCCTTCACGTCCATCGCGCTCAAACTCATTCACACAGGCACTCAGCCGCTCCTCTACCATCCGACGATCAATGCGCATGTTTAAATCACCCACTACCACACCCCCTCAATCAATCACACCACCTTCACGACCAACCTACCACGAAATCGTTGTCCACGGCTACGGCAACGGTACAAACGATGTGAACCTCGACACAGACGGAAGCGACACAAAAACAGACGACACAGACAACACCACCCCCGAGAGCATCGAAACCAACGATACCGAATCACCCCTCGACACTCCCCCCCTAACAGAGTGCTACGTCGAGCCCACGATCCCCAAAGACGTAAAAGCACGCCGCGAGCGCCGCCGCGACGTAATGTCCATGGTCGCACGCTCAATGTCCGGCCGCGTCTCCAAGCGCAGCCGGCCCATCAGCGCGATGTTCTCCGACTCGCGCTACGCAGACGAAGTTGAGAGCAGACGACACAGCATGTTTCCGCAGCCGCTGCGGATCAAGACGCAGGTGGAGGAGCCGTATATCGTGAATGAGGATGCGGATTGGGCGGCGATGCAGACGTTTATGGAGAGTCCGGGAGAGAtgacggaggaggatgatgatatgatgcCTGCTTGGGAGCAGTATGCTGATTTGGGAGGGCTGACTgatatgagatga
- a CDS encoding hypothetical protein (EggNog:ENOG41~antiSMASH:Cluster_2.3) has protein sequence MPDGFLHWPLYVPYALYGEVDHVYGWKAFNAKNGFTAAQTALNVVETLMYLVYLYMLWTRADKTLDGAKRTLSGRDGALAVVIGFSAAVMTLSKTILYWANEYYSGFDNIAHNTPMDLLTLWIIPNGAWIVLPTYMISKFGGDILDGLTLASSQSVKVE, from the exons ATGCCTGATGGTTTCCTCCACTGGCCATTATACGTCCCGTATGCGCTGTACGGCGAAGTCGATCATGTTTACGGATGGAAGGCGTTCAATGCCAAGAACGGCTTCACTGCCGCACAAACAGCGTTGAATGTTGTTGAGACGCTCATGTACTTGGTGTATTTGTACATGCTGTGGACGCGTGCGGACAAGACGCTTGATGGCGCGAAGAGGACTTTGAGTGGACGTGATGGTGCGTTGGCTGTTGTCATTGGCTTTAGTGCTGCTGTTATGACGCTGAGCAAGACAATCCTATACT GGGCCAATGAGTATTATAGTGGCTTTGACAACATTGCTCACAATACGCCTATGGACCTACTCACTCTTTGGATAATTCCCAA TGGTGCCTGGATTGTCCTTCCGACCTACATGATCTCCAAGTTTGGGGGAGATATTCTCGATGGCTTGACACTTGCTTCAAGCCAATCGGTAAAGGTCGAATAG
- a CDS encoding hypothetical protein (EggNog:ENOG41~antiSMASH:Cluster_2.3), giving the protein MDSQTKNLDGLKEHLTHEKLDELRDFWFEHIPEEANRIIAPGELQKRWFFSDKEFDNVCVTRFSPVLEAIRNAGVTSAQEVLSVAQPRNSLDWLSLIILLDQIPRNSYRGGKSFICFTYFDPIAQQVSLEAIKQGIPDKAPEIRWVFSHRTWFYMPLMHSEDISAHEKAVAAYDRINQDILSLLDGTGGADDYERKAREVVQADPEAAKSVGETNKMFEEKHRVIIEKFGRYPHRNQALGREATPAEVEFLESGGDTFGS; this is encoded by the exons ATGGACTCCCAGACTAAGAATCTAGATGGTCTTAAGGAGCATCTCACTCATGAAAAGCTTGACGAGTTACGGGATTTCTGGTTTGAGCATATCCCAGAGGAGGCCAACCGCATCATTGCTCCTGGAGAACTGCAAAAGAGATGGTTCTTCTCGGACAAAGAGTTTGACAACGTCTGCGT CACTCGATTCAGCCCTGTACTCGAAGCCATCCGGAACGCTGGTGTTACATCCGCACAAGAGGTTCTGTCCGTTGCTCAGCCTCGGAACTCTCTAGACTGGCTGAGCCTTATCATTCTGCTCGACCAAATTCCACGCAACTCATATCGCGGCGGGAAATCATTCATATGCTTCACTTACTTCGACCCTATCGCACAGCAAGTCTCACTCGAAGCCATCAAGCAAGGCATCCCAGATAAAGCACCTGAGATTCGCTGGGTCTTCTCCCACCGCACCTGGTTCTACATGCCCTTGATGCACTCAGAGGATATATCTGCGCATGAAAAGGCAGTGGCTGCTTATGATCGGATCAACCAGGATATACTGAGCTTGCTAGATGGAACAGGCGGTGCAGATGATTACGAGAGGAAGGCAAGAGAAGTTGTGCAGGCGGATCCTGAAGCAGCAAAGTCAGTTGGTGAGACGAATAAGATGTTTGAGGAGAAGCATAGAGTTATTATCGAGAAGTTTGGGAGATATCCGCATAGAAACCAGGCGCTTGGGAGGGAGGCGACGCCAGCGGAGGTGGAATTTCTTGAGAGTGGAGGTGATACATTTGGTAGCTGA
- a CDS encoding hypothetical protein (EggNog:ENOG41~antiSMASH:Cluster_2.3) — protein sequence MKFLNLASLASAVVAQSDLASILSSQSDLSTLAELLALVPDIAETLASASNITIFAPTNEAFASVPLDIPEGEAISQRNDTIAVGALLSNHVFKGYYPAKVATDIPVFVQSLLDSSFVNYRQPFGNFTGGQYNGIVKDGDDVVVISGEETLSYVTEADIKVGDSVIIHKVDKPLSFGAPLQLFTRRDNLLNFNAALNAADLPYNFGNLDRDSSTLVNISDFTVFIPNDPAFEAIGSVLESADLKTLQEVLKYHIVDDVLFSTDLANVSVPSLQGADLTFTVAEDGSAWVNGAKILFTNVLLFNGVAHVIDGVLNPADDPFDRADLKPAADADDRLAFPDATPVSKLPFSVISYADDSQPTYTTPELLKTLKAIDVSALATATATATADATTAAGETTPTPTGVTPVVNAASSKFVAGGASVFAVLIALLMV from the exons atgaagttcCTCAACCTCGCATCTCTCGCATCCGCCGTGGTCGCCCAATCCGACCTCGCCAGCATTCTCTCCTCCCAATCCGACCTCTCCACGCTCGCTGAGCTCCTCGCTCTCGTGCCCGACATCGCAGAGACTCTCGCATCCGccagcaacatcaccatctttgCTCCCACCAACGAAGCATTCGCTTCAGTCCCCCTCGACATTCCCGAGGGAGAAGCTATTTCTCAGCGCAACGACACCATCGCTGTTGGTGCTCTGCTGTCAAACCATGTCTTCAAGGGCTATTATCCTGCCAAGGTTGCTACAGATATTCCTGTGTTTGTGCAGTCGCTACTGGACTCGAGCTTTGTCAATTATCGTCAGCCGTTTGGGAACTTTACGGGTGGTCAGTATAATGGTATTGTGAAGGATGGGGACGATGTTGTTGTTATTTCTGGTGAAGAGACTTTGTCCTATGTGACTGAAGCC GATATCAAGGTCGGTGACTCGGTCATCATCCACAAAGTCGATAAGCCTCTCAGCTTCGGTGCACCTCTCCAACTCTTCACCCGCCGCGACaacctcctcaacttcaacgccGCTCTCAACGCAGCTGATCTCCCCTACAACTTTGGCAACTTGGACCGCGACTCCTCCACTCTCGTCAACATTTCTGACTTCACCGTCTTCATCCCCAACGACCCTGCCTTTGAGGCTATCGGTTCAGTCCTCGAGAGCGCTGATCTCAAGACTCTGCAGGAAGTGTTGAAATACCACATTGTCGATGATGTTCTCTTCTCTACTGATCTGGCCAACGTCAGCGTTCCTAGTCTGCAAGGCGCTGATCTGACGTTTActgttgctgaggatggAAGTGCATGGGTGAATGGTGCCAAGATTCTCTTCACAaatgttcttctcttcaacggTGTCGCTCACGTTATCGATGG TGTCCTCAACCCTGCCGACGATCCTTTTGACCGCGCTGATCTCAAGCCCGCTGCCGACGCTGATGACCGCCTTGCTTTCCCTGACGCTACACCCGTCTCCAAGCTCCCCTTCTCTGTCATTAGCTACGCCGACGACAGCCAGCCTACTTACACCACCcccgagcttctcaagacacTCAAGGCCATTGACGTCTCAGCTCTTGCTACTGCTACTGCCACCGCTACCGCAGATGCTACCACTGCTGCTGGAGAGACTACTCCCACTCCTACCGGAGTCACCCCCGTTGTCAACGCCGCAAGCTCCAAGTTCGTCGCTGGAGGAGCTAGTGTTTTCGCTGTCCTTATTGCTCTCCTGATGGTTTAA
- a CDS encoding hypothetical protein (EggNog:ENOG41~antiSMASH:Cluster_2.3): MKKRSRACEACQALKVKCEPSPEEPSVCERCSRYSLTCVPAARKWQRDRIAELEEQVRNLQDKLDGATNSTLGLSTYAASTRATSVFSDGAWPQTSAGPSELGFLDSRLDYDTQLRCLEICSTRAGQFWYLIPPVNTASARSWLDSLRTGAPVKLISMLAFTISPSSAEIDPQAQEDLRIKTFEILGQAAVGLKRPSLDLIQAALITGLWIRPSLDCNHGNPNQLVSLAHDLSVELGLGGPEMQTSAPAWFFRIQGPLTLEMQKIWLAGWMTSTMKAVGLRRAHDFDWGTAHYEALGALEADGSEPLFLEMLYTIRLHAKVASSLELCNTRTFLDVNSDVVATTRNQVYNDLNELSNRPLAGDVQLRFWRMLVAIHVNEPVLHTITNKTLFTSPYISERIGVHDFARGPITPTTATALHSIVEACHLAISIVLEMDASTILSLPSLCFGPAVSYALSILIKVCVAVSAPGNTYGRILTRESLHVREAMQKLISVKEELLKLDPHMGNWNTRIIGSVEWLGVWLDDYESIIERYEENLQREVAEQEIEGLSPNGHF, from the coding sequence atgaagaagagatctCGCGCCTGTGAAGCCTGCCAGgctctcaaagtcaaatGCGAACCATCACCCGAAGAGCCTTCCGTCTGTGAACGATGTTCTCGTTACAGTCTCACTTGTGTTCCCGCGGCGAGAAAGTGGCAAAGAGATAGGATTGCGGAGCTGGAGGAGCAAGTTAGGAATCTGCAGGATAAACTTGATGGTGCTACCAATTCGACGCTGGGATTGTCGACTTATGCTGCTTCCACGAGGGCGACTTCGGTGTTCTCTGATGGGGCTTGGCCGCAGACAAGTGCTGGGCCATCGGAACTGGGCTTTCTGGATTCTCGTCTAGACTACGATACTCAGCTTCGATGCCTGGAGATCTGCTCAACAAGGGCTGGACAGTTCTGGTACCTTATACCTCCCGTCAACACCGCCTCAGCACGCTCATGGCTAGACTCCCTACGGACAGGCGCACCCGTCAAGCTCATATCCATGCTCGCTTTCACCATATCCCCCTCCTCCGCAGAGATCGatccccaagcccaagaagacctACGAATCAAGACCTTTGAAATACTCGGCCAAGCAGCCGTCGGTCTCAAGCGTCCCTCTCTAGATCTCATCCAAGCCGCGCTAATAACCGGTCTCTGGATCCGACCCTCCCTCGACTGCAACCACGGGAACCCGAACCAGCTCGTCTCGCTGGCACACGATCTCAGCGTggagcttggtcttgggggTCCGGAGATGCAGACTTCTGCGCCGGCGTGGTTCTTCCGGATCCAGGGGCCGCTGACGCTGGAGATGCAGAAGATTTGGTTGGCGGGCTGGATGACTTCTACGATGAAGGCTGTTGGGCTGAGGAGGGCGCATGATTTTGATTGGGGAACGGCGCATTATGAGGCTCTGGGGGCGTTGGAGGCTGATGGGTCGGAGCCGTTGTTCTTGGAGATGCTTTATACGATTCGACTTCATGCAAAGGTTGCTAGTTCTCTTGAACTTTGCAATACTCGAACATTTCTCGACGTCAACTCTGATGTTGtagcgacgacgaggaaTCAGGTCTACAATGATTTGAACGAGTTGAGCAACAGACCTCTTGCAGGCGATGTTCAGCTTCGTTTCTGGCGAATGCTCGTCGCGATACACGTCAACGAACCAGTCTTACACACAATCACCAACAAAACCCTCTTCACATCCCCCTACATCTCCGAGAGAATCGGTGTCCACGACTTTGCCCGCGGTCCCATAAccccaacaacagcaacagccctGCACTCCATAGTAGAAGCCTGCCACCTGGCCATCTCCATCGTCCTCGAAATGGACGCCTCCACAATCCTATCCCTCCCGTCACTCTGCTTCGGCCCAGCGGTGAGCTACGCACTATCCATCCTCATAAAGGTCTGCGTGGCAGTGTCTGCACCAGGAAATACTTACGGTCGAATCCTCACCCGGGAATCCCTGCACGTGCGAGAAGCCATGCAGAAGCTCATATCGGTCAAGGAGGAACTGCTAAAACTCGATCCGCACATGGGCAACTGGAACACCAGGATCATAGGATCTGTGGAATGGCTGGGCGTTTGGCTGGATGATTACGAGAGTATTATTGAGCGCTATGAGGAGAATCTGCAGAGGGAGGTTGCAGAACAGGAAATCGAGGGACTCAGCCCCAATGGACATTTCTAA
- a CDS encoding hypothetical protein (antiSMASH:Cluster_2.3) yields the protein MSLPNDIVYVQFHPLAYLVKLHIEMNMADLIIKVVKASNNSDYPDYSGSRSHSTQKKSSKQTGKIRVPSAMFVGGNTTFIEANTDDIELVDRLERGIQKTTRTEVIVKQARRSEYDDVASDTGSTRQLQREHFTV from the exons ATGTCCCTACCGAACGACATTGT TTATGTGCAATTCCACCCTCTAGCCTACCTAGTCAAACTCCACATCGAAATGAACATGGCAGACCTTATCATCAAGGTCGTCAaggccagcaacaacagcgacTACCCCGACTACTCCGGCTCCAGGTCCCACAGCACCCAAAAGAAGAGCTCAAAGCAGACTGGAAAAATCAGAGTACCGTCAGCAATGTTTGTTGGCGGCAACACTACCTTTATCGAAGCGAATACAGATGATATAGAGCTGGTAGATCGATTGGAAAGGGGTATTCAGAAGACCACACGGACGGAGGTTATCGTTAAGCAGGCGAGAAGGTCTGAGTACGATGATGTGGCTAGCGATACGGGGTCAACACGGCAACTGCAGAGGGAGCACTTCACAGTATGA